One region of Chloroflexota bacterium genomic DNA includes:
- the clpX gene encoding ATP-dependent Clp protease ATP-binding subunit ClpX — translation MARGRTPRTSYSCSFCGKTQEQVRRLITGSAGVYICNECVDFCTSIINDEQARTPGPRPLTGGIPTPERIFEQLSEYVIGQDRAKKIVSVAVYNHYKRVAAGPMADDVELQKTNVLLVGPTGVGKTEIARTLARLLNVPFCITDATALTEAGYVGEDVENILLRLIQTADYDIARAQTGIIYVDEIDKVARKADNPSITRDVSGEGVQQALLKIIEGAVVNVPPQGGRKHPHQDFIQIDTRDILFICGGAFEGLDRIISRRLGRGPRIGYADGEKTGEAENVVHEVIADDLLKYGLIPEFVGRLPVAAALDALDKEDLVRILTEPKTSLVRQYQKLFSMDKVELQFTDAALEAIAERALESKTGARGLRTTLEELLLEPMFSLPSERNVRTVVVTPEAVNDDAELIRVTQAPEPARAAEETA, via the coding sequence ATGGCCCGCGGCCGCACGCCCCGCACCAGCTATAGCTGCTCTTTCTGCGGCAAGACCCAGGAGCAAGTGCGCCGGCTGATCACCGGGTCCGCCGGCGTCTACATCTGCAACGAGTGCGTGGACTTTTGCACCAGCATCATCAACGACGAGCAGGCGCGTACCCCCGGGCCGCGGCCGCTCACCGGCGGCATTCCCACGCCCGAGCGCATCTTCGAGCAGCTGAGCGAATACGTCATCGGGCAGGACCGCGCCAAGAAGATCGTGTCGGTCGCCGTCTACAACCACTACAAGCGCGTGGCCGCCGGCCCCATGGCGGACGACGTCGAGCTGCAGAAGACCAACGTGCTGCTCGTTGGGCCCACGGGCGTCGGCAAGACCGAGATCGCGCGCACCCTGGCCCGCCTCCTCAACGTGCCCTTCTGCATCACGGACGCCACCGCGCTCACCGAGGCGGGATATGTCGGCGAGGACGTGGAGAACATCCTCCTGCGGCTGATTCAAACCGCCGACTACGACATCGCCCGCGCCCAGACGGGCATCATCTACGTGGACGAGATCGACAAGGTCGCGCGCAAGGCCGACAACCCGTCGATCACGCGCGACGTGTCCGGCGAGGGCGTGCAGCAGGCCCTGCTCAAGATCATCGAAGGCGCGGTGGTCAACGTGCCGCCGCAGGGCGGGCGCAAGCACCCCCACCAGGACTTCATCCAAATCGACACGCGCGACATCCTGTTCATCTGCGGCGGCGCTTTCGAAGGCCTGGACCGCATCATCAGCCGCCGGCTGGGTCGCGGACCGCGGATCGGCTACGCCGACGGCGAGAAGACGGGCGAGGCCGAAAACGTGGTGCACGAGGTGATCGCCGACGACCTGCTCAAATACGGGCTCATCCCGGAGTTCGTCGGCAGACTCCCGGTGGCCGCGGCGCTCGACGCGCTCGACAAGGAGGACCTGGTGCGGATCCTCACCGAGCCCAAGACGTCGCTGGTGCGGCAATACCAGAAGCTGTTCTCGATGGACAAGGTCGAGCTGCAATTCACCGACGCGGCGCTGGAGGCCATCGCCGAGCGCGCCCTGGAGAGCAAGACCGGCGCCCGCGGCCTCCGCACGACGCTGGAGGAGCTGCTGCTGGAGCCGATGTTCAGCCTGCCGTCGGAGCGCAACGTGCGCACCGTCGTCGTGACGCCGGAGGCGGTCAACGACGACGCGGAGCTGATCCGCGTGACCCAGGCGCCCGAACCCGCCCGCGCCGCCGAGGAAACGGCCTAG
- a CDS encoding ATP-dependent Clp protease proteolytic subunit — protein MGFLVPYVIETTDRGERGMDIYSRLLRDRIIFLGTPIDDAVANTVIAQLLLLTSEDSEADIYMYINSPGGSVAAGLAIYDTMQHVPNQVSTYCIGLAASMGCVILAGGAKGKRYALPNSTMLLHQPAQGIEGFVQATDLEIRTREIIKVRERLENILVEATGQPKERIHQDTDRDYYLTAPEAVEYGIIDDIMAPREAAAELSADGAE, from the coding sequence ATGGGTTTTCTCGTCCCCTACGTCATCGAGACCACCGACCGCGGCGAGCGCGGCATGGACATCTACTCGCGCTTGCTCCGGGACCGGATCATCTTCCTCGGGACGCCGATCGACGACGCGGTGGCGAACACGGTCATCGCCCAGCTCCTGCTGCTGACCAGCGAGGACTCCGAGGCCGATATCTACATGTACATCAACTCGCCGGGCGGCAGCGTGGCGGCCGGCCTCGCCATCTACGACACCATGCAGCACGTGCCGAACCAGGTATCCACCTATTGCATCGGCCTGGCCGCCAGCATGGGGTGCGTGATCCTGGCGGGCGGCGCCAAGGGCAAGCGCTACGCGCTGCCGAACAGCACCATGCTGCTCCACCAGCCCGCGCAGGGCATCGAGGGTTTCGTGCAAGCCACCGATCTGGAAATCCGCACGCGCGAGATCATCAAGGTGCGCGAACGGCTGGAGAACATTCTGGTTGAGGCGACCGGGCAGCCCAAGGAGCGCATCCACCAGGACACCGACCGGGACTACTACCTGACGGCGCCCGAAGCGGTTGAGTACGGGATCATCGACGACATCATGGCGCCGCGCGAAGCCGCCGCCGAGCTTTCCGCCGACGGTGCCGAGTAG
- the tig gene encoding trigger factor: MQATASKLEGSRVRLDVEVGPEDLQREYARAIRRVSGRVSIPGFRRGKAPRPIVESYVGAEAVMREMVEHVVPRAYTDAVEQTGVEPLDQPELDLPDVPSLDAPLVFSAEVAVAPEVELGDVAALEVEAETPEVSDEDVETQVAELREMRTTWDPVERPAQLEDVVGVEISINAPGVPESEPQVYSVRLGQNGFPAEFDQELTGTSAGDEFAFESEIPLDDPNPDLRGQRVTFSGAVQSVSEARLPDLDDAFAQTMAGLDTMDALRGDIRERLLEQRRLAVQGKLEDDVLDALVGASTFEVPAVLVEQEHGALMERETQAMVSRGIAVDTYLGSIGQTRSEWEEHWRQQAVLRVNRGVVLEHYADAEEIQADDDEVAEETDRVAASYPEARRDTVRRSLARDDGRARIESAIRNRKALAKLVEAVTGQAGPAHDHQSAHEPDPDVAAVADAAAAEAEPGEAAESESATP, translated from the coding sequence ATGCAGGCCACCGCCAGCAAGCTCGAAGGCAGTCGCGTCCGGCTTGATGTTGAGGTAGGTCCCGAGGACCTCCAGCGGGAATACGCGCGCGCCATCCGTCGCGTCTCGGGTCGGGTGAGCATTCCCGGCTTCCGCCGCGGCAAGGCGCCGCGCCCGATCGTGGAGAGCTACGTCGGGGCCGAGGCGGTCATGCGTGAGATGGTCGAGCACGTGGTTCCGCGGGCCTACACCGACGCCGTGGAGCAGACGGGCGTCGAGCCGCTCGATCAGCCCGAGCTCGACCTGCCCGACGTGCCGTCCCTGGACGCGCCACTCGTATTCTCCGCCGAGGTCGCCGTCGCGCCCGAGGTCGAGTTGGGCGACGTGGCCGCGCTCGAGGTTGAGGCCGAAACGCCCGAGGTGTCCGACGAGGACGTGGAGACCCAGGTGGCGGAGCTGCGGGAGATGCGCACCACCTGGGACCCGGTCGAGCGGCCGGCGCAGCTCGAGGACGTGGTCGGCGTCGAGATTTCCATCAACGCCCCCGGCGTCCCCGAAAGCGAACCGCAGGTCTACTCCGTGCGGCTGGGCCAAAACGGCTTTCCGGCTGAGTTCGACCAAGAGCTCACCGGCACCTCGGCGGGCGACGAGTTCGCCTTCGAAAGCGAGATTCCGCTCGACGATCCCAACCCGGACTTGCGCGGGCAGCGCGTGACGTTCAGCGGTGCTGTGCAGAGCGTCAGCGAGGCGCGCCTGCCGGACCTGGACGACGCCTTCGCCCAGACCATGGCGGGGCTGGACACCATGGACGCGCTGCGCGGCGATATCCGCGAGCGGCTGCTGGAGCAACGCCGCCTCGCGGTCCAGGGCAAGCTCGAGGACGACGTGCTCGACGCGCTCGTCGGCGCCTCCACCTTCGAGGTGCCGGCCGTGCTGGTGGAGCAGGAGCACGGGGCGCTCATGGAACGAGAAACGCAGGCCATGGTGTCGCGCGGCATTGCGGTCGATACCTACCTTGGCTCGATCGGCCAGACCCGGTCCGAATGGGAGGAACACTGGCGCCAGCAGGCCGTGTTGCGCGTGAATCGCGGCGTCGTGCTGGAGCACTACGCCGACGCCGAGGAGATTCAGGCGGACGACGACGAAGTCGCCGAGGAAACCGATCGCGTGGCGGCCAGCTACCCGGAGGCTCGACGCGATACCGTGCGCCGCTCGCTGGCCCGCGATGACGGCCGGGCGCGGATCGAATCCGCCATTCGAAATCGCAAGGCGTTAGCTAAGCTTGTGGAGGCGGTGACCGGCCAGGCCGGGCCCGCGCACGACCATCAGTCGGCGCACGAGCCGGACCCCGACGTTGCAGCGGTGGCGGACGCCGCGGCGGCGGAAGCCGAACCGGGCGAAGCCGCCGAGTCGGAATCCGCGACACCCTAG
- a CDS encoding superoxide dismutase, translated as MAYELPPLPYAFDALEPHIDARTMEIHHDRHHATYIMNANNALADHPDLAAMSAEDLISNLSAVPEGIRTAVRNNAGGHANHSLFWTVLGPGGGAPSGALAAAIDSAFGSLDAFKEEFAQAATTRFGSGWAWLVKQADGSLAVTSTPNQDSPLMDGSGTPILGLDVWEHAYYLNYQNKRPDYIAAWWNVVNWDEAARRFGG; from the coding sequence ATGGCCTATGAACTGCCGCCGCTGCCGTATGCCTTCGACGCGCTGGAGCCGCATATCGACGCGCGGACGATGGAGATCCATCACGATCGACACCACGCGACCTACATCATGAACGCGAACAACGCGCTGGCCGACCACCCGGACCTGGCCGCGATGAGCGCGGAGGACCTGATTTCTAACCTGAGCGCAGTGCCGGAAGGCATCCGCACCGCCGTGCGCAACAACGCGGGCGGGCACGCCAATCACAGCCTCTTCTGGACGGTGCTCGGCCCGGGCGGCGGGGCGCCCAGCGGCGCCCTGGCCGCGGCCATCGACAGCGCCTTCGGGAGCTTGGACGCGTTCAAGGAAGAGTTCGCCCAGGCTGCGACCACCCGATTCGGCTCCGGCTGGGCCTGGCTGGTTAAGCAGGCGGATGGCTCGCTGGCCGTCACCAGCACGCCGAACCAGGACAGCCCGCTGATGGACGGCTCCGGGACGCCGATCCTGGGGCTGGACGTGTGGGAGCACGCCTACTACCTCAACTACCAGAACAAGCGGCCGGACTACATCGCGGCGTGGTGGAACGTCGTGAATTGGGACGAGGCCGCTCGCCGCTTCGGCGGCTGA
- a CDS encoding SIMPL domain-containing protein (The SIMPL domain is named for its presence in mouse protein SIMPL (signalling molecule that associates with mouse pelle-like kinase). Bacterial member BP26, from Brucella, was shown to assemble into a channel-like structure, while YggE from E. coli has been associated with resistance to oxidative stress.), whose product MFALFRRLPWIYQIVLIVVLVAALVILGFLALQQFQAGAIPEEEEVSATVDVGGLPQFLPPEQPQGVHVVGVGELVRTPDLAIVVFSVEANAASAAAAAGNAEEAAGAVVEAIRDLDDLGLNDHDVQIGGVALTPTYQAGERAGAPAGYVGTTTTRIRVAKLDRVADVVDAGFAAGADALHSLTYTLADEGAHTEDALRVATIAAANKARAIAEALQGRVAGLINIQEQVDVLPATAKKVDPALAKQAATAQPGQVTIRAVVRANFAFE is encoded by the coding sequence GTGTTTGCGCTGTTCCGGCGGCTTCCGTGGATCTACCAGATCGTCCTCATCGTCGTGCTGGTGGCCGCGCTGGTGATCTTGGGATTCCTGGCGCTGCAGCAATTCCAGGCGGGGGCGATACCCGAGGAAGAAGAAGTCTCGGCAACCGTTGACGTTGGCGGCCTGCCGCAGTTCTTGCCGCCGGAGCAGCCGCAGGGTGTGCACGTCGTCGGCGTGGGGGAGCTGGTGCGCACGCCGGATTTGGCCATCGTCGTCTTCAGCGTCGAGGCCAATGCGGCCTCGGCCGCCGCCGCGGCGGGCAATGCGGAAGAGGCCGCGGGCGCCGTGGTGGAGGCCATCAGAGACCTCGACGACCTCGGCCTCAACGACCATGACGTGCAGATCGGCGGCGTCGCCCTTACGCCCACCTACCAGGCCGGAGAGCGCGCAGGCGCGCCGGCCGGCTACGTCGGCACGACGACGACGAGGATTCGCGTCGCGAAGCTCGATCGCGTGGCGGATGTGGTGGACGCGGGATTCGCGGCCGGCGCCGACGCCTTGCACTCGCTGACCTACACCCTGGCCGACGAGGGGGCGCACACCGAGGACGCGCTGCGTGTGGCAACCATCGCCGCCGCCAACAAGGCCCGGGCCATCGCCGAGGCGCTGCAGGGCCGGGTGGCGGGCTTGATCAACATTCAAGAACAGGTCGACGTACTCCCGGCAACGGCCAAGAAGGTGGATCCGGCGCTCGCGAAGCAAGCCGCCACGGCGCAGCCCGGACAGGTGACGATCCGAGCCGTGGTGCGGGCCAACTTCGCCTTCGAGTAG
- a CDS encoding Trk family potassium uptake protein: MSLSRRGAPGIPEPLGLSDRVVTLRRRATQRLQGGKRARAPGTARPGVTLAAGFAGLITVGTVLLMLPFASESGGTDLITALFTATSAVCVTGLTVVSTADHWTAFGEGVILVLIEVGALGFVTGAVVILTLAGRRTSSREHLLFGQPLGLDQPGGLLGLIWRVAALTLFAQAVGFGFVLWYATGDTAIENPLWWSAFHAISAFTNAGFNVEPGTASMGRLVEATNVLAAFGVLSVLGGVGFTVIFDGLRRRSWRRLSLESKLVLTTMLVVSLVGFVVLWILTPTFGGAIADDDLGGRTVTAAFHTINRTAGLTTVDLGALGLDAWTAIMLLMFIGGASASVAGGVTLNTVGVLAVAAVSHIRGHRSPTAFGRTIATVSVTRALTVVLLSAMAVFLATLVMSVAERESGHPLGNLLFESISAFAVVGYSTGITPDLSVVSKTVLVIAMFVGRLGALTLAQALVTRERPELIRFPEETIKVG; encoded by the coding sequence ATGAGCCTTAGCCGTCGCGGCGCGCCCGGGATCCCCGAGCCCCTGGGGCTGTCGGATCGCGTGGTCACGCTGCGTCGCCGGGCGACGCAACGCCTGCAAGGCGGCAAGCGCGCCCGCGCGCCCGGCACCGCGCGGCCGGGCGTGACCCTGGCCGCGGGCTTTGCGGGCCTGATCACCGTCGGCACCGTCTTGCTGATGCTGCCCTTCGCCAGCGAGAGCGGCGGCACCGACCTCATCACGGCGCTCTTCACCGCCACCTCGGCCGTGTGCGTGACGGGTTTGACCGTCGTGTCCACCGCGGATCATTGGACCGCCTTCGGCGAGGGCGTGATCCTGGTGCTGATCGAGGTCGGTGCGCTGGGATTCGTGACCGGCGCGGTGGTGATCCTGACGCTGGCCGGGCGGCGCACCTCGTCGCGCGAGCATCTGCTCTTCGGTCAGCCGTTGGGCCTCGACCAGCCCGGCGGACTGCTGGGGCTGATCTGGCGCGTCGCCGCGTTGACGCTGTTCGCCCAGGCCGTGGGGTTCGGATTCGTGCTGTGGTACGCGACCGGCGACACGGCCATCGAGAACCCCCTGTGGTGGTCCGCCTTCCACGCCATCTCGGCCTTCACCAACGCCGGTTTCAACGTGGAGCCCGGTACCGCCAGCATGGGCCGGCTGGTGGAAGCCACGAACGTGCTGGCTGCGTTTGGCGTCCTCAGCGTCCTCGGCGGCGTGGGATTCACCGTGATCTTCGACGGACTGCGCCGGCGCTCGTGGCGCCGCCTCTCGCTGGAGAGCAAGCTCGTGCTGACCACCATGCTCGTCGTGTCGCTGGTCGGGTTCGTGGTCTTGTGGATCCTCACGCCGACCTTTGGCGGCGCCATCGCCGACGACGACCTGGGCGGGCGGACGGTCACGGCCGCCTTTCACACCATCAACCGCACCGCGGGCCTGACGACGGTCGATTTGGGCGCGCTGGGATTGGACGCGTGGACCGCCATTATGTTGCTCATGTTCATCGGCGGGGCCTCCGCGTCGGTGGCCGGCGGCGTCACGCTCAACACGGTGGGCGTGCTGGCCGTGGCCGCCGTCTCCCACATTCGAGGACACCGCTCACCCACGGCGTTCGGTCGCACCATCGCCACGGTTTCGGTGACGCGGGCGCTCACCGTGGTGCTGCTGTCGGCGATGGCCGTGTTCCTCGCCACGCTGGTGATGAGCGTGGCCGAGCGCGAGTCGGGCCACCCACTGGGCAACCTCCTCTTTGAGTCGATCTCGGCCTTTGCGGTAGTGGGATACTCAACCGGAATCACGCCCGACCTCTCGGTCGTCTCGAAGACGGTGCTCGTGATCGCCATGTTCGTCGGCCGGCTGGGCGCGCTGACCCTGGCGCAGGCGCTGGTGACGCGCGAGCGGCCCGAGTTGATCCGGTTTCCGGAAGAAACGATCAAAGTTGGCTAG
- a CDS encoding TrkA family potassium uptake protein, which produces MHILVTGLGRFGRNLAINLTRLGHDVIAIDQDQGEVQDIAPDIESAVTGDATDEDVLLEIGAPDVQLAIVAMAEVEASVLITTHLKNLKVPMVFAKASSDVHRTILERVGADRVIFPEQEMAVRLAQSVEAPRAMDYFELLPHLGIAQIPAAAFAGRTLASMDLRGRYNAAVLAIKRGNELVVMPELTDRVQDDDVLVVVGRDDQLAEIVDASAGDD; this is translated from the coding sequence ATGCACATTCTCGTAACCGGGCTCGGGCGGTTCGGCCGCAACCTGGCCATCAACCTCACGCGCCTGGGTCATGACGTGATTGCGATCGACCAGGACCAGGGGGAGGTGCAAGACATCGCCCCCGACATCGAGTCCGCGGTCACCGGCGACGCCACCGACGAGGACGTCCTGCTTGAGATCGGGGCGCCGGACGTGCAGCTGGCGATCGTGGCCATGGCGGAGGTCGAGGCCAGCGTGCTGATCACCACGCATCTCAAGAACCTCAAGGTGCCGATGGTGTTTGCCAAGGCGTCGAGCGACGTGCACCGCACCATCCTGGAGCGGGTCGGGGCGGACCGCGTGATCTTCCCCGAGCAGGAGATGGCCGTGCGCCTGGCCCAGTCCGTCGAGGCCCCGCGCGCGATGGACTATTTCGAGCTGCTGCCGCACCTGGGCATCGCCCAAATCCCCGCCGCGGCTTTCGCCGGCCGCACCCTGGCCAGCATGGACCTGCGCGGGCGCTACAACGCCGCCGTGCTGGCGATCAAGCGCGGCAACGAGTTGGTGGTGATGCCGGAGCTGACCGACCGGGTGCAGGACGACGACGTTCTGGTGGTGGTGGGTCGCGACGACCAGCTCGCGGAGATCGTGGACGCCAGCGCCGGCGACGATTAA
- a CDS encoding vitamin B12-dependent ribonucleotide reductase: protein MSDNALAVLKKRYFLKDRVDHPIEDVDQFFERVTRGVIDIERERDWVDDASHRELFDDMYGLLRGLRFVPNSPCLMNAGKPGGYAQLAACFVLPIDDDLRSIKTTDMNAAIIHQTGGGTGFNFSRIRPRGDFVRSSGGVASGPVSFMSMIDYSCGEIKQGGTRRGANMGILNVDHPDIEDFIRCKTSDGRIANFNISVGVTDAFMAAVETGGDYDLVNPRTGATHVDPATETPARASAPDIWHKLVDGAWLNGEPGMIFLDRLERTNPTPSVARQDTTNPCGEQPLLPYEACVLGSLNLTKHLTADGAAIDWSALRRDVQLSIRFLDDMVEASNFPIEDIDAIVKHGNRRVGLGIMGWADILFTLGIAYDSPEAEELGERVMQCINDEGRRASEALAEARGAFPNFEGSLWDSQGHAPRRNATVTTIAPTGTISMIADCSSGIEPLFALIFWKNVMRDGDDNAATSLRYVNPQFEQYARAHGFYSDALLDAITDNHGSLRITEHTPDSARQALETVPEEARRLFVTAHDVTPDWHIRVQAAFQRHTENAVSKTINFPYEATREDVERGYRLAYTLGCKGVTVYRDGSRDLQVLTTSDAGDKTRRDDAPAEEAPAVVEAATNGHAAAPAEASNGHPAPAPPAAAPEPLPMVAAQERERPDQIHGTTTRIRTGCGPLFVTVNDDERGSPFELFATLGKAGGCAAAQTEAIGRLVSLALRSGAPVDVVHSHLRGITCHRPTGFGPTRVLSCGDAIAQVVALRMSSQPEGYVPMVDLQGEGTYAPPSVTLEGDRSEHVPVAAATPAPPAGPAAMGHAEAQPTMSAAAGMSFAGACPSCGSSHLVSAEGCLKCISCGYSDCG, encoded by the coding sequence TTGTCCGACAACGCTCTCGCGGTGCTGAAAAAGCGCTATTTCCTCAAGGACCGCGTGGACCATCCCATTGAAGATGTCGACCAGTTTTTCGAGCGCGTGACGCGCGGCGTGATCGACATCGAGCGTGAGCGGGACTGGGTGGACGACGCCAGCCATCGCGAGCTCTTCGACGACATGTACGGGCTGCTGCGCGGGCTGCGGTTCGTGCCCAACAGCCCCTGCCTGATGAACGCGGGCAAGCCCGGCGGCTACGCCCAGCTGGCGGCGTGCTTTGTGCTGCCGATCGACGACGACCTGCGCAGCATCAAGACCACGGACATGAACGCCGCCATCATTCACCAGACGGGCGGCGGCACCGGCTTCAACTTCTCGCGCATCCGGCCGCGCGGCGACTTCGTCCGCAGCTCGGGCGGCGTGGCCAGCGGACCGGTGAGCTTCATGTCCATGATCGACTACTCCTGCGGCGAGATTAAGCAGGGGGGCACGCGCCGGGGCGCCAACATGGGCATCCTCAACGTCGATCACCCCGACATCGAAGATTTCATTCGCTGCAAGACCAGCGACGGGCGGATTGCCAACTTCAACATCTCGGTTGGCGTGACCGACGCCTTCATGGCGGCGGTCGAAACCGGCGGGGACTACGACCTGGTGAATCCGCGCACGGGCGCGACGCACGTGGACCCGGCCACCGAGACGCCCGCCCGCGCCAGCGCGCCCGACATCTGGCACAAGCTGGTGGACGGCGCCTGGCTGAACGGCGAACCCGGCATGATCTTCCTGGACCGGCTGGAGCGCACCAATCCCACGCCGTCGGTCGCGCGGCAGGACACGACGAATCCCTGCGGCGAGCAGCCGCTGCTGCCCTACGAGGCGTGCGTGCTCGGCAGCCTGAATCTCACCAAGCACCTGACCGCCGACGGCGCCGCGATCGACTGGAGCGCGCTGCGCCGCGACGTGCAGCTGTCCATCCGCTTCCTGGACGACATGGTGGAGGCTTCGAACTTCCCGATTGAGGACATCGACGCCATCGTCAAGCACGGCAACCGCCGCGTGGGCCTGGGAATCATGGGCTGGGCGGACATCCTCTTCACCCTGGGCATCGCCTACGACAGCCCCGAGGCGGAGGAACTGGGCGAGCGGGTGATGCAGTGCATCAACGACGAAGGCCGGCGCGCCTCCGAGGCGCTGGCCGAGGCGCGCGGCGCGTTCCCGAACTTCGAGGGCTCGCTCTGGGACTCGCAGGGCCACGCCCCGCGCCGCAACGCCACGGTCACGACCATCGCGCCCACCGGCACGATCAGCATGATCGCGGACTGCTCCAGCGGCATCGAGCCGCTCTTCGCGCTGATCTTCTGGAAGAACGTGATGCGCGACGGCGACGACAACGCAGCCACCTCGCTGCGCTACGTCAATCCGCAGTTCGAGCAGTATGCCCGCGCGCACGGGTTCTACAGCGACGCGCTGCTGGACGCCATCACCGACAACCACGGCAGCTTGCGCATCACCGAGCACACGCCGGACTCGGCGCGGCAGGCGCTGGAGACGGTGCCCGAGGAGGCCCGCCGCCTCTTCGTGACGGCGCACGACGTGACGCCGGATTGGCACATCCGGGTGCAAGCGGCGTTCCAGCGTCACACCGAGAACGCCGTGTCCAAGACCATCAATTTCCCCTATGAGGCAACGCGGGAAGACGTGGAGCGCGGCTATCGCCTCGCCTACACCCTGGGCTGCAAGGGCGTGACGGTCTATCGCGACGGCAGCCGTGACTTGCAGGTGCTGACCACCAGCGACGCCGGCGACAAGACCCGGCGGGACGACGCTCCGGCCGAGGAGGCCCCGGCAGTGGTCGAGGCGGCCACGAACGGTCACGCCGCCGCGCCGGCAGAGGCGTCCAACGGGCATCCCGCGCCCGCGCCGCCGGCCGCCGCTCCCGAGCCGCTGCCGATGGTTGCGGCGCAGGAACGCGAGCGCCCGGACCAGATCCACGGCACCACCACGCGCATCCGCACCGGCTGCGGACCGCTGTTCGTCACGGTGAACGACGATGAGCGGGGGTCCCCGTTCGAGCTATTCGCCACGCTGGGCAAGGCCGGCGGGTGCGCGGCGGCGCAAACAGAGGCCATCGGGCGGCTCGTCTCGCTGGCGCTGCGCTCGGGCGCGCCCGTGGACGTCGTCCACAGCCACCTGCGCGGCATCACGTGTCACCGGCCAACCGGATTCGGGCCCACCCGCGTCCTGTCGTGCGGCGACGCCATCGCGCAAGTCGTCGCGCTGCGCATGAGCTCGCAGCCCGAGGGCTACGTGCCGATGGTCGACCTGCAGGGCGAAGGCACCTACGCCCCGCCGAGCGTGACGCTGGAGGGCGACCGGTCGGAGCACGTGCCGGTTGCCGCCGCCACGCCGGCCCCGCCGGCAGGTCCGGCGGCCATGGGACACGCCGAAGCGCAGCCGACGATGTCGGCGGCGGCGGGAATGTCGTTCGCCGGCGCCTGCCCCTCCTGCGGCAGCAGCCACCTGGTGTCGGCGGAGGGATGCCTCAAGTGCATCTCATGCGGCTACAGCGACTGCGGCTGA
- a CDS encoding YIP1 family protein — translation MDDATLRLLVNRMVRAAKLQRGLYAEVAADITATRQAVAVVVITALAAFISDQIGPPDLSWLGIPAEADGGSSFGILLLIIGPILAIVAWLAWSVVAWYVGTRMIAQDSQDVQFLEVARAIGFAQTPSVLGVTLFIPVLGLIIQVGVLFWVLATGFIAIRESMRLTDGQAAGTMVVSVIAFFVMTAMTTAIVGLAIP, via the coding sequence ATGGACGACGCGACGCTGCGTCTGCTCGTCAATCGAATGGTCCGCGCGGCGAAGCTCCAGCGGGGTCTCTATGCGGAGGTCGCGGCGGACATCACGGCGACGCGCCAGGCGGTGGCGGTCGTCGTCATCACGGCCCTGGCGGCGTTCATCAGCGATCAGATCGGACCGCCGGACCTCTCGTGGCTTGGCATCCCGGCCGAAGCTGACGGCGGGTCGTCCTTTGGCATTCTGCTGCTCATCATCGGCCCCATCCTGGCCATCGTTGCGTGGCTGGCGTGGTCGGTCGTCGCCTGGTACGTCGGCACGCGAATGATCGCCCAAGACAGTCAGGACGTGCAGTTCCTGGAGGTCGCGCGGGCCATCGGATTCGCGCAGACGCCAAGCGTCCTCGGCGTGACGCTGTTCATCCCCGTCCTTGGACTCATCATTCAAGTCGGCGTGCTGTTTTGGGTGTTGGCAACCGGCTTCATCGCGATCCGCGAGTCCATGCGACTCACCGATGGCCAGGCCGCCGGGACGATGGTCGTCAGCGTCATCGCTTTCTTCGTCATGACCGCCATGACAACCGCGATCGTCGGCCTAGCGATCCCCTGA